A window of Trichoderma atroviride chromosome 3, complete sequence contains these coding sequences:
- a CDS encoding uncharacterized protein (EggNog:ENOG41), whose protein sequence is MRYLCCCHGSSESIFAPRYSPNSALQVVPDEEPQGVPTDESQVITNDAPQFISDDESQIIPNDAPQVIPRDEPHFISDDAPTLRICFAAMAQGIRGSRWKCREYQIRFQNLVTWRHIFDHLDTPSVPDSDSLGQGDESSSYNNTELYMTTAAYGEEEAFEVECDGKIGDSRAAKSESRWSLSTTLSTLSLETVRASAKSHSKKKTSTKTSLPSDSVQKMRLKSKQTDSSKHSQQPPTYTRSQQQHASYNSADGAEEEKRRRHQDALEQLEANSFQPQLGTLKHQAWSKLRMLIANGLDEEAREYFPKVVEGQEALLLPIAQKRNSFKVNMQNMRASDIEDAKAALTQIEYWKWRNVVILVRDGDTPLEQTEWRIMEKPLVLDWTSSFI, encoded by the coding sequence ATGAGATACCTCTGCTGTTGTCACGGCTCTTCAGAGTCAATTTTTGCACCTCGATACAGCCCCAATAGTGCGCTTCAAGTCGTTCCCGATGAAGAGCCTCAAGGGGTTCCTACTGATGAGTCTCAAGTCATTACCAACGATGCGCCCCAATTCATTTCCGATGATGAGTCCCAAATCATTCCCAATGATGCGCCTCAAGTGATTCCCAGAGATGAGCCTCATTTCATTTCTGATGATGCACCGACTTTGAGAATATGCTTTGCAGCCATGGCCCAAGGAATCAGAGGAAGTCGGTGGAAGTGTCGAGAGTACCAGATCAGGTTTCAAAACTTGGTTACGTGGCGACATATATTTGATCATCTTGACACGCCGTCTGTACCGGATTCGGACTCTTTGGGTCAAGGAGATGAAAGTAGCAGCTACAACAATACAGAGCTTTATATGACGACAGCAGCgtatggcgaagaagaagcgttTGAAGTAGAATGTGATGGAAAGATTGGCGATAGCAGGGCTGCCAAATCCGAGAGTCGCTGGTCGCTCTCAACTACGCTCTCGACTTTGTCCTTGGAGACTGTTCGCGCTTCTGCGAAGAGCCATTCTAAAAAGAAGACGTCGACCAAGACATCTCTACCTTCTGACTCTGTGCAAAAGATGCGCCTCAAGTCTAAACAGACAGACTCCTCGAAGCACTCACAACAACCTCCCACCTATACTCGGtcccaacagcagcatgcATCATATAATAGTGCTGAcggtgctgaagaagagaaacgacgccgccatcaagaCGCacttgagcagcttgaaGCAAACAGCTTTCAACCACAATTGGGCACTCTCAAACATCAAGCATGGTCCAAGCTACGCATGCTTATCGCCAATGgcttggatgaagaagcaagagaataTTTTCCCAAAGTAGTGGAGGGGCAAGAGGCTCTTTTGCTGCCCATCGCACAGAAGAGAAATTCTTTTAAGGTGAATATGCAAAATATGAGAGCTTCGGATATCGAAGACGCGAAAGCCGCTTTGACGCAGATTGAATATTGGAAATGGAGGAATGTTGTCATCTTGGTCAGGGATGGAGATACGCCTCTGGAGCAGACAGAGTGGCGGATAATGGAGAAGCCGCTGGTGCTTGATTGGACATCCTCTTTCATTTGA
- a CDS encoding uncharacterized protein (BUSCO:EOG092D23DO) has product MSASNSRKRAAPGATPVVPIQRNVPQSHPADHSTGANPMMQWNTAGGATEPTDYFSAATAHREDPYGLAQAQQTYPAAVNAPSNSLARRQTNRALVPTNLRASYDPSSDQWNAFGDDGLLVPQTATEGRVEQDNVEVLEEMAQKAKREAQAKRKQIPPFVQKLSSFLEERKNEDLIRWSEKGDSFIVLDEDEFAKTLIPELFKHNNYASFVRQLNMYGFHKCVGLSDNSMRASERKNKSPSEYSNPYFRRGHPNLLWLINKPKSGGKSKKGNKGPDGDGDSEEEVIHEDILAHQGIPSANNTNRSLPAAGTDANQALPKKEMTLIKEELQKVREQQKLILGAINRLQRNNNDLYNQAMLFQSQHDRHQNSINAILNFLANVFRKTLEDQGNPQNVGDIISSMIANQGQQPTHQGSVVDLGDFFQAHQPSTASSMSVPTPRKTQKLLPGIPPGQPAISPAEPVAVDQQHTVSPSWGSS; this is encoded by the exons ATGTCTGCATCAAATTCCCGGAAGCGAGCAGCCCCCGGTGCGACGCCAGTCGTACCAATCCAGCGGAATGTGCCGCAATCACATCCAGCCGATCATAGTACTGGAGCGAACCCTATGATGCAATGGAATACCGCTGGCGGTGCGACCGAGCCGACCGACTACTTCAGTGCTGCCACGGCACACCGCGAGGATCCATATGGGCTTGCGCAAGCACAGCAGACATACCCCGCAGCCGTGAATGCGCCATCGAATTCACTTGCACGGCGACAAACGAACCGTGCTCTTGTTCCCACGAACCTAAGAGCTTCCTACGACCCTTCTTCGGACCAATGGAACGCTTTTGGCGATGACGGCCTCCTCGTTCCGCAGACCGCGACGGAGGGCAGGGTGGAGCAGGACAACGTGGAAGTTTTAGAAGAAATGGCCCAGAAGGCGAAGCGAGAAGCTCAGGCCAAGAGGAAACAGATTCCGCCATTCGTTCAAAAACTAAGCAG TTTCCTGGAAGAACgaaaaaatgaagatttaATTCGCTGGTCGGAAAAGGGCGACTCTTTTATAGTACTGGACGAGGATGAGTTTGCCAAGACACTGATTCCCGAGTTGTTTAAACACAATAATTATGCGTCTTTCGTGCGACAGCTCAACATGTATGGCTTCCACAAGTGCGTGGGGCTTTCAGACAACTCCATGAGAGCAAGTGAGCGCAAAAACAAGAGTCCAAGCGAGTACTCGAATCCATACTTTCGACGAGGCCACCCGAATCTTCTATGGCTTATAAATAAACCGAAGAGCGGTGGCAAATCGAAAAAGGGCAACAAGGGCCCGGACGGCGACGGAGAtagtgaagaagaagtcatcCACGAAGATATCTTGGCTCATCAGGGTATCCCGTCGGCCAATAACACGAACCGATCTCTACCCGCCGCTGGGACTGATGCCAATCAGGCTCTCcccaagaaggagatgaCATTGATCAAAGAGGAGCTACAGAAAGTgcgagagcagcagaagctgaTTCTCGGAGCCATTAACCGTCTACAGCGAAACAACAACGACTTATACAATCAGGCGATGTTGTTTCAGAGCCAGCATGACCGGCATCAGAACTCGATTAATGCCATCCTCAATTTCCTAGCCAACGTCTTCAGAAAGACGTTGGAAGATCAGGGTAACCCGCAGAATGTCGGAGATATCATTTCTAGCATGATTGCCAATcaaggccagcagccaaCCCACCAAGGCAGTGTTGTTGATCTGGGAGATTTCTTCCAGGCACACCAACCTAGCACCGCCAGCTCAATGAGCGTTCCTACACCTAGAAAGACTCAGAAACTGCTCCCAGGAATCCCCCCTGGCCAACCAGCCATCAGTCCAGCCGAGCCGGTCGCCGTCGACCAGCAGCACACCGTATCTCCCAGTTGGGGCTCATCCTGA
- a CDS encoding uncharacterized protein (EggNog:ENOG41), with amino-acid sequence MNPAKLLEEHNTAVAKIQEQVKHFYDNKKQFRVYHGSTSSTRPLSFKADAIVDTSSMDRIFPVNLETMTVQAEPKVPMDALAAHTLKHGVIPKIVMEFKGITAGGGYSGFSGESSMYRYGLFNNTVSEIEIVLGDGTLEKANREHNADLLEHAAGSLGTFGIVTLLTIELIPATQFVQLDVQLVDDVAKAHDLFEEAAKDESIHFIDGVYFRRGVIVVMFGRFIKTLPKGKFPLKKMEVHWFADTIEAAIKKQPTADKPADLYMYTPDYLFRYDHGAFWGGKLAFKHFHVPENAITRRLADPFLDSRTCYHALHKSGLANEYVVQDFGIPASTVKEFIAFVNDTLPELQIFLAPCKAPREIGLTSRFNARVDEVSDQRIFAVGVYGRGPRDPKAFYELNRKLELRSAELMGAKLLYARTYYTEDEFWLIYRKDVYDEMRKKYKAETLPSVYDKLKADMDTGAGKRRPVRGILATMWDKAIGNKAYIPVTK; translated from the coding sequence ATGAATCCCGCAAAGCTTCTCGAGGAGCACAACACTGCTGTTGCCAAGATCCAGGAGCAAGTCAAGCACTTCTAcgacaacaagaagcaaTTCCGGGTCTACCATGGCTCCACCAGCTCTACGCGTCCGCTGTCCTTCAAGGCCGATGCCATTGTCGACACCAGCAGCATGGACCGGATCTTCCCCGTCAACCTGGAGACCATGACCGTGCAGGCCGAGCCCAAGGTGCCCATGGATGCGCTGGCTGCTCACACGCTCAAACATGGAGTTATTCCCAAGATTGTGATGGAGTTCAAGGGCATCACcgctggcggcggctacTCTGGCTTTTCCGGTGAGAGCAGCATGTACCGCTATGGTCTCTTCAACAACACCGTGTCCGAGATTGAGATTGTGCTTGGCGACGGCAcgctggaaaaggccaatCGCGAGCACAACGCAGACCTGCTCGAGCATGCTGCAGGCAGCCTGGGGACCTTTGGTATTGTTACCCTGCTCACCATTGAGCTGATTCCGGCCACTCAGTTTGTTCAGCTGGACGTCCAGCTGGTCGACGACGTTGCCAAGGCCCACGACCTCTTTGAggaagccgccaaagacgaGTCAATTCACTTCATCGATGGCGTCTACTTCCGCAGGGGCGTAATTGTCGTCATGTTCGGACGGTTTATCAAGACGCTGCCCAAAGGCAAATTCCCTCTTAAAAAGATGGAGGTGCACTGGTTTGCCGACACTATTGAAgctgccatcaagaagcagccTACGGCGGACAAGCCCGCGGATCTCTACATGTATACTCCCGACTATCTCTTCCGCTACGACCACGGTGCTTTCTGGGGCGGCAAGCTTGCCTTTAAGCATTTCCACGTGCCTGAGAATGCCATTACTCGCCGCCTGGCCGACCCCTTCCTCGATAGCCGTACCTGCTACCACGCGCTGCACAAGTCCGGCCTTGCCAACGAGTATGTCGTGCAAGATTTTGGTATTCCGGCTAGCACTGTCAAGGAGTTCATTGCCTTTGTCAACGACACGCTGCCGGAGCTGCAAATCTTCCTGGCTCCATGCAAGGCTCCTAGGGAGATTGGTCTGACATCTCGTTTCAACGCCCGTGTCGATGAAGTCTCGGACCAGCGTATTTTCGCCGTTGGTGTCTACGGCCGCGGACCTCGTGACCCCAAGGCCTTTTACGAGCTCAACCGCAAGCTAGAGCTGCGCAGCGCCGAACTCATGGGAGCCAAGCTCCTGTATGCCCGAACATACTATACCGAGGACGAGTTTTGGCTCATCTACCGCAAGGATGTCTACGACGAAATGCGCAAGAAGTACAAGGCTGAGACGCTGCCCTCTGTCTatgacaagctcaaggctgaCATGGACACGGGCGCAGGCAAGCGCAGGCCTGTGCGTGGCATTCTCGCGACGATGTGGGACAAGGCCATTGGCAACAAGGCTTATATCCCCGTGACGAAATGA
- a CDS encoding uncharacterized protein (EggNog:ENOG41) — protein MKQVLILVLMQWWPSQHKFHWRTYDIVPTNTSSQLGFQSTFSVTALEAGAAVVLLNSGKYSSIPNLAAEGIFFGLWDKPNFHDKVTDAEITDWPVYGWNYDVLIGGLYPGQKPEWEYGLKGYTLELAFPVTRANEVLKRIRALFDAETAKGMPMASTYRSGINIKFGKAHFDLLGQVTTDTADGQDWSKGAIMFDFPSFRPSLGDEKRYNEAFCKQKLIFTERRERGRNGRRRKS, from the coding sequence ATGAAACAAGTACTCATACTTGTTCTCATGCAGTGGTGGCCCTCCCAGCACAAATTCCACTGGCGCACCTACGACATCGTTCCCACaaacaccagcagccagctcgGCTTCCAGTCCACATTCTCCGTCACGGCCCTCGAAGCaggcgccgccgtcgtccTCCTCAACAGCGGCAAATACAGCTCCATCCCCAACCTCGCCGCCGaaggcatcttcttcgggcTCTGGGACAAGCCAAACTTCCACGACAAGGTCACCGACGCCGAAATCACCGACTGGCCCGTCTACGGCTGGAACTACGACGTGCTGATTGGCGGCCTGTATCCCGGGCAGAAGCCCGAGTGGGAGTACGGGCTCAAGGGGTACACGCTCGAGCTGGCCTTTCCCGTGACGAGGGCAAACGAGGTGCTGAAGCGGATTCGCGCCCTCTTCGATGCCGAAACGGCAAAGGGGATGCCCATGGCGTCGACGTACCGGAgcggcatcaacatcaaGTTTGGCAAGGCGCActttgatcttcttggccaggTCACGACGGATACTGCCGATGGGCAGGACTGGAGCAAAGGCGCCATCATGTTtgattttccttctttccgACCCagtcttggagatgagaagCGATACAACGAGGCATTCTGTAAGCAAAAGCTCATTTTCaccgagagaagagagagagggagaaatgggagaagaagaaaatcatGA
- a CDS encoding uncharacterized protein (EggNog:ENOG41~SECRETED:SignalP(1-18)): MLRNSIAALAGLLGATSAFEFYTFDGPGSPSCHNVVEVHNATSVAEMASLVKDAARRGLQVRAGGKGHMWYDTQCSDDATVIIRTEFVNGISDFDLEGGSVVVEGGVTFFQLAEYLHERGANIGTGLVNWNITLGGEYRHGCASDFAEGGCRGGWRRAGAGHYRR, from the coding sequence ATGCTTCGCAACTCCATCGCCGCCCTGGCCGGCCTGCTAGGCGCCACGTCCGCCTTTGAATTCTACACCTTTGACGGCCCCGGCTCGCCATCGTGCCACAACGTCGTCGAGGTCCACAACGCAACCAGCGTCGCCGAGATGGCCTCGCTCGTCAAAGACGCCGCCCGCCGCGGCCTGCAGGTGCGTGCCGGCGGCAAAGGCCACATGTGGTACGACACGCAGTGCTCCGACGACGCGACCGTCATCATCCGCACCGAGTTTGTCAATGGCATCTCCGACTTTGACCTCGAGGGCGGCAGCGTCGTGGTCGAGGGCGGCGTGACTTTCTTCCAGCTCGCCGAGTATCTGCACGAACGGGGCGCCAACATCGGCACGGGCTTGGTGAACTGGAACATTACGCTTGGGGGGGAGTATCGCCATGGGTGCGCATCGGACTTCGCTGAGGGAGGATGCCGTGGTGGTTGGCGgcgtgctggcgctggacaTTATAGACGGTAA